A single window of Narcine bancroftii isolate sNarBan1 chromosome 1, sNarBan1.hap1, whole genome shotgun sequence DNA harbors:
- the setb gene encoding SET nuclear proto-oncogene b isoform X1 has translation MSVPATKMSKKEVNSNHDGADETSEKEQQEAIEHIDEVQNEIDRLNEQASEEILKVEQKYNKLRQPYFQKRSELIAKIPNFWVTTFVNHPQVSALLGEEDEEALHYLTRVEVTEFEDIKSGYRIDFYFDENPYFDNKVLSKEFHLNENGDPSSKSTEIKWKPGKDLTKRSSQSQTKVGRKRQHEEPESFFTWFTDHSDAGADELGEVIKDDIWPNPLQYYLVPDMEDEEGDGEDEDEDEEEEEGLEDIDEEGDEDEEEDEEEEEEGEEAEEEEGEDD, from the exons ATGTCGGTCCCAGCGACAAAGATGAGTAAAAAAGAGGTGAACTCGAACCATGATGGAGCAGACGAGACCTCAG AAAAAGAGCAACAGGAAGCCATTGAACACATTGATGAAGTACAAAATGAAATAGACAG ACTGAATGAACAGGCAAGtgaggaaattttgaaagtagaGCAAAAATACAACAAGCTACGCCAGCCATACTTCCAGAAGCGGTCAGAACTCATTGCCAAAATCCCCAATTTTTGGGTGACTACGTTTGTCAACCATCCACAAG TATCTGCACTTCTGGGAGAAGAGGATGAAGAGGCACTGCATTATCTGACAAGAGTGGAAGTGACAGAATTTGAAGATATCAAATCAGGTTATAGAATAGATTTT TATTTTGATGAAAACCCATACTTTGATAATAAAGTTCTGTCCAAAGAGTTTCATCTGAATGAAAATGGagatccatcatcaaaatcaacagaAATCAAATGGAAGCCAGGAAAG GACCTGACAAAGCGCTCCAGCCAATCACAAACCAAAGTGGGCAGGAAGCGACAACATGAAGAGCCAGAAAGTTTTTTCACCTGGTTTACTGATCACTCGGATGCAGGTGCGGATGAACTGGGAGAGGTTATCAAGGATGACATCTGGCCGAACCCTTTGCAGTACTATTTA GTTCCAGACATGGAAGATGaagaaggggatggggaagatgaagatgaagatgaggaagaggaggaaggttTGGAAGACATTGATGAAGAAGGAGATgaggatgaagaagaagatgaagaggaggaggaagaaggggaagaagcagAG gaggaggaaggtgaagatgACTGA
- the setb gene encoding SET nuclear proto-oncogene b isoform X2 yields MIPGKRNGAGAACSSAAEKEQQEAIEHIDEVQNEIDRLNEQASEEILKVEQKYNKLRQPYFQKRSELIAKIPNFWVTTFVNHPQVSALLGEEDEEALHYLTRVEVTEFEDIKSGYRIDFYFDENPYFDNKVLSKEFHLNENGDPSSKSTEIKWKPGKDLTKRSSQSQTKVGRKRQHEEPESFFTWFTDHSDAGADELGEVIKDDIWPNPLQYYLVPDMEDEEGDGEDEDEDEEEEEGLEDIDEEGDEDEEEDEEEEEEGEEAEEEEGEDD; encoded by the exons ATGATACCGGGGAAGAGGAACGGAGCTGGCGCGGCCTGCTCATCGGCCGCAG AAAAAGAGCAACAGGAAGCCATTGAACACATTGATGAAGTACAAAATGAAATAGACAG ACTGAATGAACAGGCAAGtgaggaaattttgaaagtagaGCAAAAATACAACAAGCTACGCCAGCCATACTTCCAGAAGCGGTCAGAACTCATTGCCAAAATCCCCAATTTTTGGGTGACTACGTTTGTCAACCATCCACAAG TATCTGCACTTCTGGGAGAAGAGGATGAAGAGGCACTGCATTATCTGACAAGAGTGGAAGTGACAGAATTTGAAGATATCAAATCAGGTTATAGAATAGATTTT TATTTTGATGAAAACCCATACTTTGATAATAAAGTTCTGTCCAAAGAGTTTCATCTGAATGAAAATGGagatccatcatcaaaatcaacagaAATCAAATGGAAGCCAGGAAAG GACCTGACAAAGCGCTCCAGCCAATCACAAACCAAAGTGGGCAGGAAGCGACAACATGAAGAGCCAGAAAGTTTTTTCACCTGGTTTACTGATCACTCGGATGCAGGTGCGGATGAACTGGGAGAGGTTATCAAGGATGACATCTGGCCGAACCCTTTGCAGTACTATTTA GTTCCAGACATGGAAGATGaagaaggggatggggaagatgaagatgaagatgaggaagaggaggaaggttTGGAAGACATTGATGAAGAAGGAGATgaggatgaagaagaagatgaagaggaggaggaagaaggggaagaagcagAG gaggaggaaggtgaagatgACTGA